One segment of Aquimarina sp. BL5 DNA contains the following:
- the acs gene encoding acetate--CoA ligase, producing the protein MSNYHIKHLEEYFQVYRKSVRNPELFWSEIAEEHFLWRKKWDNVLDWDFSKPEVKWFDGAKLNITENCIDRHLYVRGDKTAILFEPNNPEEAAEHITYNQLHERVCKFANVLKTKGVKKGDRVCIYLPMIPELAISVLACARIGAIHSVIFAGFSATALATRVNDCEAKMIITSDGSYRGSKTIDLKGIVDEAVEQCPGVESVLVAKRINTDVKMKSGRDEWLQPLLDKADANCIPEVMDAEDPLFILYTSGSTGKPKGMMHTTGGYMVYTAFTFKNVFQYREDDIYWCTADIGWITGHSYIVYGPLANGATTVMFEGVPSYPDYGRFWDIVQKHKITQFYTAPTAIRALAKENLDYVTKYDLSSLKVLGTVGEPINEEAWHWYNDHVGQKDCPIVDTWWQTETGGILISPIPFATPTKPTYATLPMPGIQPTLMDESGNEIIGNQVEGRLCIKFPWPSIARTIWGDHNRYRDTYFSAFKNKYFTGDGALRDEVGYYRITGRVDDVIIVSGHNLGTAPIEDAINEHPAVAESAIVGFPHDIKGNALYGFVILKETGESRDRDNLSKEVNQQITERIGPIAKLDKIQFVPGLPKTRSGKIMRRILRKIASNDTSDLGDISTLLNPEIVEEIIDELAFVTPVKK; encoded by the coding sequence ATGAGTAACTATCACATAAAACATCTCGAGGAGTATTTTCAGGTATATAGAAAATCTGTGCGTAATCCAGAACTTTTCTGGAGTGAAATTGCAGAAGAACATTTTTTATGGAGAAAGAAATGGGATAACGTTCTGGATTGGGATTTTTCTAAACCTGAAGTAAAATGGTTTGATGGAGCAAAGCTTAATATTACAGAAAACTGTATAGACAGACATCTATATGTTCGAGGGGATAAAACTGCAATTTTATTCGAGCCCAATAATCCAGAAGAAGCTGCAGAACATATAACATATAATCAATTGCATGAGCGAGTATGTAAATTCGCAAATGTTCTAAAAACTAAAGGAGTTAAAAAAGGTGATCGTGTTTGTATTTACCTTCCTATGATTCCTGAGTTGGCAATTTCGGTATTGGCTTGTGCTAGAATTGGAGCAATACATTCTGTGATTTTTGCAGGATTTTCTGCTACAGCTCTAGCAACTAGAGTTAATGATTGTGAAGCTAAAATGATAATCACCTCTGATGGTTCTTATCGAGGATCAAAAACAATAGACCTGAAGGGTATTGTCGATGAAGCTGTTGAACAATGTCCGGGAGTGGAATCCGTATTGGTTGCAAAACGAATTAATACAGATGTTAAAATGAAATCAGGACGGGATGAATGGTTACAACCATTACTGGATAAAGCAGATGCAAATTGTATCCCAGAAGTTATGGATGCGGAAGATCCATTGTTCATTTTGTATACCTCTGGTTCTACAGGAAAACCAAAGGGAATGATGCATACTACTGGAGGCTATATGGTCTATACGGCATTTACTTTTAAAAATGTTTTTCAGTATAGAGAAGATGATATCTATTGGTGTACTGCAGATATTGGTTGGATTACTGGTCATTCCTATATAGTATATGGCCCTTTAGCTAATGGAGCAACTACTGTAATGTTCGAGGGAGTGCCGTCATACCCGGATTATGGAAGGTTTTGGGATATCGTGCAAAAACATAAAATTACTCAGTTCTATACAGCACCAACCGCGATCAGAGCATTGGCTAAAGAAAATTTAGATTATGTAACTAAATATGATCTATCTAGTTTGAAAGTTTTAGGAACGGTAGGAGAGCCTATTAACGAAGAAGCTTGGCATTGGTATAATGATCACGTAGGCCAAAAAGACTGTCCAATAGTGGATACTTGGTGGCAAACAGAAACAGGAGGTATTCTAATTTCTCCTATCCCTTTTGCTACGCCTACAAAACCAACTTATGCTACTTTACCAATGCCTGGAATACAACCCACTTTAATGGATGAAAGTGGTAATGAAATTATAGGAAATCAGGTAGAAGGAAGATTATGCATTAAATTTCCTTGGCCATCAATAGCACGAACCATATGGGGAGATCACAATCGATATAGAGACACCTATTTTTCTGCATTCAAAAATAAATACTTTACAGGAGATGGAGCCTTACGCGATGAAGTTGGGTATTATAGGATTACGGGTAGGGTAGATGATGTTATTATTGTCTCGGGTCATAATTTAGGAACTGCACCGATTGAAGACGCGATTAATGAGCATCCTGCTGTTGCGGAATCAGCTATTGTCGGTTTTCCTCACGATATTAAAGGAAATGCATTATACGGATTTGTTATACTAAAAGAAACAGGAGAATCTAGAGATCGAGATAACCTAAGTAAAGAGGTTAATCAGCAAATCACAGAACGTATAGGTCCTATCGCAAAACTTGATAAAATACAATTTGTTCCAGGACTTCCTAAAACTAGAAGTGGTAAAATCATGCGTCGTATTTTAAGAAAAATCGCATCTAATGATACTTCTGATCTAGGTGATATTAGTACTTTGTTAAACCCAGAAATAGTTGAAGAGATAATAGATGAGTTAGCATTTGTTACACCTGTTAAAAAATAA
- a CDS encoding DUF3857 domain-containing protein: MKKTSNLITKIIFVISFIQTISVYGQLPKIDNLAEYIWSDDDQYAELPGIPDKWKDESAVVILSDYDYYYFKAKKALNTYLIARKIIKLNDQASVNSFSEFDKLGQNKQLIVKIIKPNGSVNIIDVDKEKVESSESDGTVPVAGGFIRKFAKKSKLAIPDLEIGDIIDFCIYYKEREPIMGVLEAPSVRDVISGEYPIMNYELDIHSKKDFFISIKTENGAPEPKDISPEKGKNKRYTFEMKDIEKIDPIMWEYILLNAPYVKFQVALEKDKRTEAFVGEEKSKIKDNVTDEEVLNYYKGITVFDHGYKGSDRYLKDKDFSKKERIEEAYYYMRQYYLNQFIEAAVAYQNDLTVDNPFQFYAFPKYITKELKFINYYASFLREEKIPFEMIAAIPRSQGKIDDLLFPDDITLFLKINLDPENPLYVSQFGNHTNFNYIPYYLEGNEAYSLETGKGHRLETIKKVMIPVSDYKRNNSNQQYDITFVDGFEKIKVFRKSALKGHNKVNEINDRLNSLNFTEEDHVKYNTKRLYDRLKKKRNKKKYEKEFPAFKEKIVSVQKESYQESLEEELDFKIEDFSFEVLETGRYNIEDVLSYKEEFLAANDLLKRAGPNYLFEIGKFIGGQIAIEEKDKGREEDIRMPYPRSFNNTINLTIPDGYEVAGLDKLDFEVKNETGGFTSNHTLEGNKLTINTFKYYTHNYEPNTNWPKMLEFLEVAYQFSQQKILIKKQ; encoded by the coding sequence ATGAAAAAAACAAGTAATCTAATTACAAAAATCATATTTGTAATCTCTTTCATCCAGACAATATCTGTATATGGTCAGCTTCCTAAAATAGATAATCTAGCTGAATATATCTGGAGTGATGATGATCAATATGCAGAACTACCTGGTATTCCTGATAAGTGGAAAGATGAATCCGCTGTTGTCATTTTAAGTGATTATGATTATTACTACTTTAAGGCAAAAAAAGCACTTAACACATATCTAATAGCCAGAAAAATTATTAAGCTAAATGATCAAGCTTCTGTAAATTCTTTTTCTGAATTTGACAAATTGGGGCAGAACAAACAATTAATTGTTAAGATTATAAAGCCGAACGGATCAGTAAACATAATTGATGTAGATAAAGAAAAAGTAGAATCTTCAGAATCTGACGGAACTGTTCCTGTTGCCGGAGGTTTTATTAGAAAGTTTGCGAAAAAAAGTAAGCTAGCAATCCCTGATTTGGAAATTGGAGATATTATCGATTTCTGTATTTATTATAAAGAACGAGAACCTATTATGGGAGTATTAGAAGCTCCATCGGTTAGAGATGTAATTAGTGGAGAATACCCTATCATGAATTATGAATTAGACATTCATTCTAAAAAAGATTTTTTTATCAGTATCAAAACGGAAAATGGAGCACCTGAGCCTAAAGATATAAGTCCCGAAAAAGGTAAAAACAAGAGGTATACTTTTGAAATGAAAGATATAGAGAAAATCGACCCAATCATGTGGGAGTATATATTGTTAAATGCGCCATATGTAAAATTTCAAGTTGCTCTAGAAAAAGATAAAAGAACAGAAGCATTTGTTGGTGAAGAAAAATCTAAGATTAAAGATAATGTAACCGATGAAGAGGTTTTAAATTACTATAAAGGTATTACTGTATTTGATCACGGTTATAAAGGATCAGATAGATATCTAAAAGATAAAGACTTTTCTAAAAAGGAAAGAATTGAAGAAGCGTATTATTATATGAGACAATACTACCTTAATCAATTTATTGAAGCTGCAGTAGCATACCAAAACGACCTGACAGTAGATAATCCCTTTCAATTTTACGCTTTCCCGAAATACATAACCAAAGAATTAAAATTTATAAATTACTACGCTTCCTTTTTGAGAGAGGAGAAAATTCCTTTCGAGATGATTGCAGCAATACCTAGAAGTCAAGGAAAAATTGATGACCTTCTATTTCCTGATGACATCACTTTGTTTTTAAAGATTAATCTTGATCCGGAAAACCCTCTATATGTTAGTCAATTTGGGAATCACACAAACTTCAATTACATCCCATATTATCTAGAAGGTAATGAAGCTTATAGTTTAGAAACTGGTAAAGGACATCGATTAGAGACGATAAAAAAAGTAATGATACCAGTATCTGATTATAAACGTAATAATTCTAACCAACAATATGATATTACTTTCGTAGACGGTTTCGAGAAAATAAAAGTTTTCAGAAAATCTGCTCTTAAAGGACATAATAAAGTAAATGAAATTAATGACCGATTGAATTCTTTGAATTTCACAGAAGAGGATCACGTGAAATACAATACTAAAAGACTATATGATCGTTTAAAAAAGAAAAGAAATAAGAAGAAATATGAGAAAGAATTTCCTGCATTTAAGGAAAAAATAGTATCAGTCCAAAAAGAATCATATCAAGAGAGTCTTGAAGAAGAATTAGATTTCAAAATTGAAGATTTTTCTTTTGAAGTTCTTGAAACAGGTAGATACAATATAGAAGACGTACTTAGTTACAAAGAAGAATTCCTAGCTGCGAATGATCTATTAAAAAGAGCTGGACCTAATTATCTTTTTGAAATAGGAAAATTTATTGGTGGACAAATTGCTATCGAAGAAAAAGATAAAGGAAGAGAAGAAGATATTCGTATGCCTTACCCAAGATCTTTTAACAACACGATTAACTTAACAATTCCTGATGGATACGAAGTAGCAGGATTGGATAAGCTAGATTTTGAAGTGAAAAATGAAACCGGAGGCTTTACAAGTAATCATACCTTAGAAGGAAATAAATTGACCATAAATACTTTTAAATATTACACGCATAATTATGAGCCTAATACCAACTGGCCCAAAATGCTAGAATTTTTAGAAGTTGCGTATCAATTTTCTCAACAAAAAATATTGATTAAAAAACAATAA